The nucleotide sequence CGAAAACGCTCGCTTTCGCTGTTTTTTGAACATGCGGCGGCCCTCGGCTTAATTGAAACTGCCCCGAATTTAGAGTTTTTGGCGTTTCCCTCGCAAGAAGTATAAAAAAGTAAAAAATAAATAGACATTGCCTTAAAACAAAGTTATTTTAAAGACATCGCCCTTTAACAGGTGAGGTTGGTCTATGGTTGAAGAAAAAATCCTTATTGTGGACGATAACGCCGAAATCTTGGAGAAAACCAAGGACCTTTTGGCTCGTGTCGGTTATAGTGTTGAATGCTGCAGTTCCGGAAAAGACGCTTTGGATTTCTTGGCTGAAAACCAGGTGGATTTGGTGTTGCTGGATATCAATATGCCGAACATGAACGGTTTCGATGTCTGCTTGCGTATTCGCCAGCGCCATGCTCTCGATGACCTTCCGGTGATATTCCTGACGAACCGCGAAGATTCCGATAGCGTGACCAAGGGATTCCAGGCGGGCGCTTCTGACTTTGTGAGCAAGAGCGCCATTGCCGAAATCTTGCTGGCTCGTGTGAATGTGCATATCCGTTTGGCCCGTTCGCTGCGCAACCTGCGAGATATTTCTTTGACCGACGACATGACGGGCTGTTTCAACCGCCGCCACGGCATGTTCTCGCTGCGTGAATGGTTCTCGCGTTCCAAGCGTTACGGAACCCAGTTCGCCATCATTTATTTCGACTTGAATGGTCTTAAGGCGACCAACGACCAGTACGGCCACCAGGCAGGTGACTTGCTCTTGCGTTCGGTGGCGACTGCTGTCAAGGACATTTTGCGTGAAACCGACCAGCTCTTTAGAATGGGTGGCGACGAGTTCATGGTCATTTGTCCCGAAACCGACGTGAAGGGCGCCTTCGTTTGTGCCGAGCGTATGGAAAAGGTGGTGTCCGAAATCAAGATTGTCGATAAGCAGGCGTCCTTCGCTTACGGCGTTGCCCATTCCAGCGAAGACTACAAGGAAGTCGACGACATGCTGCACAGCGCCGACGTTTCCA is from Fibrobacter sp. UWT2 and encodes:
- a CDS encoding diguanylate cyclase, producing MVEEKILIVDDNAEILEKTKDLLARVGYSVECCSSGKDALDFLAENQVDLVLLDINMPNMNGFDVCLRIRQRHALDDLPVIFLTNREDSDSVTKGFQAGASDFVSKSAIAEILLARVNVHIRLARSLRNLRDISLTDDMTGCFNRRHGMFSLREWFSRSKRYGTQFAIIYFDLNGLKATNDQYGHQAGDLLLRSVATAVKDILRETDQLFRMGGDEFMVICPETDVKGAFVCAERMEKVVSEIKIVDKQASFAYGVAHSSEDYKEVDDMLHSADVSMYKMKQEMRKK